From the Methanobacterium sp. genome, one window contains:
- a CDS encoding CBS domain-containing protein: MLVKEVMSEDIHYIQVPGNRLNALELMREKNVSGLPVVKSGTKKLVGIVTRSDLVENPDEEQIALIMTRNLLTVTPDDNIKDAAELMIENSIRRVPVVQDDELVGIITAFDLIENALWKLDIKEPVKDYMLINMPTTWERTPLNVAFEIMRYSHLKFLLALNKDGKLSGILTETDFINESEVVSERTVHNTSVGTEGDKWSWDSTNVLYVIKNRLKFSDKEVKDVAATELVLATTRTTVTECANKMRHHNIEQIPVIDVEGELAGIVRATDLIKAIKD, encoded by the coding sequence ATGCTTGTAAAAGAAGTAATGTCAGAGGATATACACTATATACAGGTTCCAGGCAACCGTTTAAATGCTCTGGAGCTAATGAGAGAAAAAAATGTTTCAGGATTGCCTGTTGTAAAATCAGGGACAAAAAAACTTGTTGGAATAGTAACAAGATCAGATCTTGTTGAAAATCCAGATGAAGAACAGATAGCTCTTATTATGACCAGAAATCTTTTAACAGTCACTCCTGACGACAATATAAAAGATGCAGCAGAATTAATGATAGAAAATAGCATAAGAAGGGTTCCAGTTGTTCAGGATGATGAACTTGTAGGTATTATCACTGCATTTGATTTAATTGAAAATGCTTTATGGAAACTGGATATTAAAGAACCAGTTAAAGATTACATGTTAATAAATATGCCCACAACATGGGAAAGAACTCCTCTAAATGTTGCTTTTGAAATAATGAGATATTCACATCTTAAATTTCTCCTTGCTCTAAATAAGGATGGTAAACTCTCCGGAATACTTACAGAAACAGATTTTATTAATGAAAGCGAAGTTGTATCTGAAAGAACTGTCCATAATACATCAGTAGGTACGGAAGGGGATAAATGGTCATGGGACAGTACAAATGTTCTTTATGTTATAAAAAACCGTCTGAAGTTTTCTGATAAAGAAGTTAAAGACGTTGCAGCGACTGAGTTAGTTCTAGCAACTACAAGAACAACTGTAACAGAATGTGCCAACAAGATGAGACATCATAATATCGAGCAAATACCAGTTATTGACGTTGAAGGTGAGCTCGCAGGGATTGTAAGAGCTACAGATCTAATAAAAGCTATCAAGGATTAA
- a CDS encoding universal stress protein has product MYKKILVPTDGSEYAEKAARHAAWIASLSGAELIAINVIETSSLVGLPAEDLIVRIKEMLKEEGQKSLQRISEIVMEGKKEDECHKDVKLTLDTKEGSPSDVIIKTIAEENIDLVVMGTSGKHGLDRFLLGSVTENVVRSASCPVLVVH; this is encoded by the coding sequence ATGTATAAAAAAATTTTAGTACCTACAGATGGTTCTGAATATGCAGAAAAAGCTGCAAGACATGCAGCATGGATTGCAAGCTTAAGTGGTGCAGAACTAATAGCCATAAATGTAATTGAAACATCATCGTTGGTAGGATTGCCTGCTGAAGACCTTATAGTTCGAATAAAGGAGATGCTTAAGGAAGAAGGGCAAAAATCACTCCAAAGAATTTCTGAAATAGTGATGGAGGGAAAGAAAGAAGATGAATGCCATAAAGATGTTAAATTGACTTTAGATACTAAAGAGGGTTCTCCATCAGATGTTATAATTAAAACAATAGCCGAAGAAAATATAGATCTCGTTGTAATGGGAACTTCAGGCAAACATGGATTAGACAGATTTCTACTGGGAAGTGTAACTGAAAATGTTGTTAGATCGGCTTCATGCCCTGTTTTAGTTGTACATTAA
- a CDS encoding universal stress protein, which produces MYKKILLPTDGSENAERAAEHAFRFGSRSGAEIVILNVIETPRFTGIRSADREELRNNLEQEGQKSFDRISNILTGLSSGEKCEKEMKLTFKFKEGSPADTILKTIAEENIDLVVMGTSGKHGFNRFLLGSVAENTMRSAPCPVLIVR; this is translated from the coding sequence ATGTATAAAAAAATCCTACTACCTACAGACGGTTCTGAAAATGCAGAAAGGGCAGCAGAACATGCTTTTCGATTTGGAAGTAGAAGTGGTGCTGAAATTGTTATTTTAAATGTAATTGAAACACCACGATTTACAGGGATAAGATCTGCTGATAGAGAAGAATTAAGAAATAATTTAGAGCAGGAAGGGCAAAAATCATTTGATAGAATTTCAAACATATTAACTGGTTTAAGCAGCGGTGAAAAATGCGAAAAAGAAATGAAATTAACCTTTAAGTTCAAAGAAGGTTCTCCTGCAGATACGATTCTAAAGACAATAGCCGAAGAAAATATAGATCTTGTTGTAATGGGAACTTCAGGCAAACATGGCTTTAACCGGTTTTTACTGGGAAGCGTGGCTGAAAATACCATGCGATCAGCCCCATGCCCTGTTTTAATTGTACGTTAA
- a CDS encoding amidohydrolase family protein encodes MITIENGTVLFGEDMKAIKANIVIEDNKIIEISKNKVNKGKKIDARGSIVAPAFINSHVHTGDSIARDIGDGKSIDVIVKPPDGLKHKILNETPPAMIVNEMRQSMKDMLASGTTTFVDFREGGIDGIELMNEASDNIPIGKIILGRDDSFYNEEIRKSEIKKAAKNILKSCDGIGLSGFGEIKDEIAQLITKACKKYGKISAIHVAEYEKLQKESVESTGKSEVARAVEANFDVLVHVTAPIGNDLELISNSNSSVVCCPRSNGSLSVGIPPLMDLLKHKINVLLGTDNIMFNSPNMLREMEYALKVTRGYYREYFSPLELFKTATTNAAKAFNLDNGCIEEGKNAEMIIVKKLSNNPALSIINRTEVKDFKYLIKDGNIISKR; translated from the coding sequence ATGATCACAATTGAAAATGGCACTGTTCTTTTTGGAGAGGATATGAAAGCCATAAAGGCAAATATTGTCATTGAAGACAATAAGATTATTGAAATCAGTAAAAATAAGGTTAATAAAGGTAAAAAAATTGATGCACGTGGATCGATTGTTGCTCCGGCATTTATAAATTCGCATGTACACACAGGGGATTCAATAGCTCGAGATATTGGTGATGGAAAGAGTATAGATGTGATCGTTAAACCTCCAGATGGTTTAAAACATAAAATTTTGAATGAAACTCCTCCTGCGATGATAGTTAATGAAATGAGACAATCAATGAAGGATATGCTTGCAAGTGGGACAACTACATTTGTTGATTTTAGAGAAGGGGGAATCGATGGGATAGAATTAATGAATGAAGCATCTGATAATATTCCTATTGGAAAAATAATCCTTGGAAGGGATGATTCTTTCTATAATGAAGAAATTAGAAAATCAGAAATTAAAAAGGCAGCTAAGAATATCCTTAAATCATGCGATGGTATAGGTTTAAGTGGATTTGGCGAAATAAAGGATGAAATAGCACAATTAATTACAAAGGCATGTAAAAAATACGGAAAAATTTCAGCGATACATGTGGCAGAATATGAAAAACTGCAAAAAGAATCAGTGGAATCAACAGGTAAAAGCGAGGTTGCAAGGGCTGTTGAAGCAAATTTTGATGTCCTGGTCCATGTTACAGCCCCAATTGGGAATGATCTGGAGTTAATAAGTAATAGTAACAGTTCTGTGGTCTGTTGTCCCCGATCAAATGGGTCACTTTCAGTTGGGATTCCTCCATTGATGGATTTACTTAAACACAAAATAAATGTACTTCTTGGAACAGATAATATCATGTTTAACTCCCCAAATATGTTACGTGAAATGGAATATGCCTTAAAAGTGACACGCGGTTACTACAGAGAATATTTTTCTCCCCTTGAATTATTTAAAACAGCAACAACAAACGCTGCTAAAGCTTTTAATTTAGATAATGGGTGCATAGAAGAAGGCAAAAATGCAGAAATGATCATTGTAAAGAAACTCTCTAATAATCCTGCATTATCCATCATTAACAGAACAGAAGTAAAAGATTTCAAATATTTAATTAAAGATGGTAACATTATATCTAAAAGGTAG
- a CDS encoding PKD domain-containing protein, which yields MSKTNKLWSITLIITIFTIIFAFLPVSEAHILIIGDSNSDYNQAYIETSTLANQLKSNGYEVLELYRSNATAKNILKGMYDADAVIYAGHGGYQSGNYDGNGGKASPPYALVGSDDNFIWGIGDQMREGWNSDLFTAPFKQNIPVILLHSCFSTGWVGDKEVANPIETIYNFASMFTGAGANYYATAWNGAEIVYDFLNGALDFADANNKNYETILKSTEYNGTQIWRNDHGYAAFVGNWSAKFPNASETTPYDDEAAESWYNSDRVRNNLTCRFTISNSPHYINQPITFTEGSKDLEGYITNYYWNFGDENETTSSVPVNLSHTYSNPGVYTVTHSVTSSNSKTASSVKTVTVTDRSPVANFYITTSKLVPKTLIGFCSSSYDPDTGDNITSYSWNFGDGTTGSGSYVQHAYARDGKYTVTLTVKDNFGKISTKSVIISVITPKPDLIVTKSYKSGGYLYVTVKNQGKVTSGACYTRAWYGKYYRNIYTYGLKPGAYKTYRVKFKYRHGGVKTDYFNRISESNEINNLKYF from the coding sequence TTGTCTAAAACTAACAAATTGTGGAGTATAACTTTAATAATAACGATTTTTACCATTATTTTTGCATTTTTACCTGTATCTGAAGCTCATATCCTTATTATTGGGGATTCAAATAGTGATTATAACCAGGCTTACATAGAAACATCGACACTGGCTAATCAGCTTAAGTCTAATGGATATGAGGTCTTAGAACTTTACAGATCAAATGCAACTGCCAAAAACATACTGAAAGGGATGTATGATGCAGATGCGGTCATATATGCAGGACATGGAGGCTATCAATCCGGAAATTATGACGGAAATGGAGGAAAAGCGAGCCCTCCTTATGCACTTGTTGGTTCTGATGATAATTTTATCTGGGGTATAGGCGACCAGATGCGCGAAGGGTGGAATTCAGATCTATTTACAGCCCCATTTAAACAAAACATCCCTGTAATATTACTTCATTCATGTTTTTCCACTGGATGGGTTGGAGATAAAGAAGTTGCAAATCCAATAGAAACTATCTACAATTTTGCAAGTATGTTTACAGGTGCGGGGGCAAATTATTATGCTACAGCATGGAATGGTGCGGAAATTGTATATGATTTCTTGAATGGGGCACTGGACTTTGCAGATGCCAACAATAAAAATTATGAAACGATTTTAAAATCAACAGAATACAATGGAACCCAAATCTGGCGGAATGATCATGGATACGCTGCTTTTGTTGGAAATTGGAGTGCAAAATTCCCAAATGCATCTGAGACAACTCCATATGATGATGAAGCAGCTGAAAGCTGGTATAATAGTGACAGAGTAAGAAATAATTTAACATGCAGATTCACAATAAGCAATTCTCCGCATTATATTAATCAACCCATAACCTTTACAGAAGGTTCTAAAGACCTTGAAGGGTATATAACAAATTACTACTGGAATTTTGGGGATGAAAATGAAACAACAAGCTCTGTACCGGTCAACCTTAGCCATACATATTCAAATCCGGGTGTATACACAGTAACTCATAGTGTAACCAGCAGCAACTCCAAAACAGCATCATCAGTTAAAACTGTTACAGTTACTGATAGAAGTCCAGTAGCAAATTTTTACATTACAACCAGCAAATTAGTTCCAAAAACATTGATAGGATTCTGCTCAAGTTCTTATGACCCCGATACTGGCGATAATATAACTTCATACAGCTGGAACTTCGGCGACGGCACAACTGGTTCAGGATCATACGTTCAGCATGCATACGCTAGAGACGGTAAATATACTGTAACTTTAACCGTAAAAGACAATTTTGGGAAAATCAGCACTAAATCAGTCATTATATCTGTAATAACTCCGAAACCAGACCTTATAGTAACAAAATCATATAAATCGGGGGGTTATTTATATGTGACAGTTAAAAATCAGGGTAAAGTAACATCCGGGGCCTGTTACACAAGAGCATGGTACGGTAAATATTACAGAAACATTTATACATACGGCCTTAAACCCGGAGCATACAAAACATACAGGGTAAAATTCAAATACAGGCATGGCGGGGTAAAAACCGACTATTTTAATAGAATTTCCGAGTCAAATGAAATTAATAATTTAAAATATTTCTAA
- the carB gene encoding carbamoyl-phosphate synthase large subunit codes for MPKDDDIKKVLIIGSGPIQIGQAAEFDYSGSQACKSLRDEGIETILVNSNPATIQTDMDMADKVYVEPLTPEIVAKIIEKEKPDAILPTMGGQTGLNVATGLEEIGALEGIKVIGSSVETIRNVEDRDLFDNFMKELNEPVPKARAVSSLEEALEAVEEIGYPVIVRPAFTLGGTGGGVAYNEEQLREVATRGLDMSFIGQVLIDESVMGWKEFEYEVMRDKNDTCIIVCNMENIDPMGIHTGESIVVAPSQTLSDDDNQKLRDASIKIIRALQIQGGCNIQFAVHPETGEYKVIEVNPRVSRSSALASKATGYPIAKISSKIAIGMTLDEIQNDITKETPASFEPSIDYVVAKIPRWPFDKFKGINKQIGVQMKSTGEVMSIGRTIEESLHKAIRSLDIKRFGFDDVDYDKEALENATDDRIFQVYTALKSGMSIDEIKEITKIDEFFLYKIMNIIDFENKLDKETISDPFMLRKAKRMGFSDKKLSEITGYGEEEIRDMRKENGILPTYKMVDTCAAEFEAKTPYYYGTYEQFDEVEVSDKKKVIILGAGPIRIGQGIEFDYCCVHGAMALKDEGIETIVINNNPETVSTDYDISNKLYFEPLTFEDVMGIIEKEKPYGVVVQFGGQTSINLAVPLAEEGVKILGTPHESIDRVEDRERFTQVLEKLNIPQADYGTAYSFEEAREAAQRIGFPVLVRPSYVLGGRAMEIVYDDVELKEYMKEAVKISPEHPILVDKFLEEAIEVDVDALCDGEDVFIGGIMEHIEEAGVHSGDSACVIPPQTIPEDVIETIKDYTRKLALELDVVGLMNIQYAVKDNGEHKVYILEANPRASRTVPFVSKAVGVPLAKIAAKLMIGYKLKDLGLTDEIKIDHVAVKESVFPFIKLPEADSILGPEMKSTGESMGIDDNFGVSYYKSQLSAHMELPKEGKIFISVRNADKDKILDIVQKAEELGFKLLATRGTARAVEDHVKIDRIKKISQGSPNIKEAILNGEINLIINTPSGKQSADDGYYIRRLAVELGIPYVTTLAGARAALTAIEKVREGEVRVKSLNEYHDI; via the coding sequence CCCTTGAAGGAATTAAGGTTATAGGCTCGTCAGTAGAAACAATTAGGAATGTAGAAGACCGTGATCTCTTTGATAACTTTATGAAGGAGCTAAATGAGCCTGTACCAAAAGCAAGAGCGGTAAGTTCATTAGAAGAAGCTTTAGAAGCGGTTGAAGAAATTGGATACCCGGTTATAGTTAGACCAGCATTCACACTTGGAGGTACTGGTGGGGGTGTGGCTTACAACGAAGAACAGCTTCGAGAAGTAGCAACCCGTGGTCTTGATATGAGCTTCATAGGTCAGGTTCTCATTGATGAATCCGTAATGGGCTGGAAAGAGTTTGAATATGAGGTAATGAGAGATAAAAATGATACATGTATAATTGTGTGTAACATGGAAAATATCGATCCTATGGGAATACACACTGGAGAAAGCATTGTTGTTGCTCCTTCTCAAACACTAAGTGATGATGATAATCAAAAGCTCAGAGATGCTTCTATTAAGATAATAAGAGCTCTTCAGATTCAGGGAGGGTGTAATATACAATTTGCAGTGCATCCAGAAACTGGAGAATATAAAGTGATTGAAGTAAATCCAAGGGTAAGCAGAAGCAGTGCACTTGCTTCAAAGGCCACAGGATACCCTATAGCCAAAATATCATCAAAAATTGCTATAGGCATGACCCTTGATGAAATACAGAATGACATTACTAAAGAAACACCAGCATCTTTTGAACCTTCAATTGATTATGTAGTTGCTAAAATACCCAGATGGCCATTTGATAAATTTAAAGGCATAAATAAGCAAATTGGCGTTCAGATGAAATCCACTGGGGAGGTAATGTCTATTGGAAGAACTATTGAAGAATCTCTGCATAAAGCCATAAGATCTCTTGATATTAAACGATTTGGTTTCGATGATGTTGATTATGATAAAGAAGCACTGGAAAATGCAACAGATGATCGAATTTTTCAGGTTTATACTGCTCTTAAATCGGGCATGAGTATTGATGAAATTAAAGAAATTACAAAAATTGATGAATTTTTCCTTTATAAAATAATGAATATTATTGATTTTGAAAATAAATTAGATAAAGAAACTATTTCTGATCCTTTCATGCTTCGAAAAGCCAAAAGAATGGGATTTTCTGATAAAAAACTTTCAGAAATTACTGGATATGGGGAAGAAGAAATAAGGGACATGAGAAAAGAAAATGGAATCCTTCCAACATATAAAATGGTTGACACCTGCGCGGCTGAATTTGAAGCAAAAACACCTTATTATTATGGTACTTACGAACAATTTGATGAAGTAGAAGTTTCTGATAAGAAGAAAGTCATTATACTTGGTGCGGGACCAATCAGAATTGGTCAGGGAATAGAATTTGATTATTGCTGCGTACATGGTGCAATGGCCCTTAAAGATGAAGGAATAGAAACCATAGTGATAAATAACAATCCAGAAACTGTAAGTACTGATTATGATATATCAAATAAGCTTTATTTTGAACCATTAACATTTGAGGATGTTATGGGAATTATTGAAAAAGAAAAACCTTACGGAGTTGTAGTCCAGTTTGGAGGTCAAACATCAATAAACCTCGCTGTACCTCTTGCAGAAGAAGGGGTGAAAATATTGGGCACTCCTCATGAAAGTATTGACCGGGTAGAAGACCGTGAAAGGTTTACACAGGTTTTAGAGAAATTAAATATCCCTCAGGCAGATTATGGAACTGCTTACTCATTTGAAGAAGCAAGAGAAGCTGCTCAAAGGATTGGATTCCCGGTACTTGTCAGACCTTCATATGTACTCGGCGGAAGAGCTATGGAAATAGTTTATGATGATGTAGAACTTAAGGAATACATGAAAGAGGCCGTAAAAATATCTCCAGAACATCCAATACTTGTAGATAAATTCCTTGAAGAAGCCATTGAAGTGGATGTAGATGCACTTTGTGATGGAGAAGATGTATTTATTGGTGGAATAATGGAACACATTGAAGAAGCTGGAGTCCATTCTGGAGATTCAGCATGTGTTATACCTCCACAAACAATTCCTGAGGATGTTATAGAAACAATTAAAGACTATACTCGAAAACTTGCACTTGAACTCGATGTGGTAGGGCTGATGAATATTCAGTATGCAGTAAAAGATAATGGAGAACATAAAGTTTACATTTTAGAAGCAAATCCACGTGCAAGTAGAACAGTACCATTTGTAAGTAAGGCAGTGGGCGTTCCTCTTGCTAAAATAGCAGCAAAGCTGATGATAGGATATAAACTTAAAGATTTAGGTCTTACTGATGAGATAAAAATTGATCACGTTGCAGTTAAAGAATCGGTATTCCCATTTATCAAGCTCCCAGAGGCAGATTCAATTTTAGGACCTGAAATGAAATCAACAGGAGAAAGTATGGGAATTGATGATAATTTTGGAGTTTCATATTATAAATCACAGTTATCTGCTCATATGGAGCTTCCCAAAGAAGGGAAAATATTTATCAGCGTCAGGAATGCAGATAAAGATAAAATACTGGACATTGTCCAGAAAGCTGAAGAACTTGGTTTTAAACTGCTTGCAACAAGAGGAACTGCAAGGGCAGTTGAAGATCATGTTAAAATTGATAGAATTAAGAAAATCAGCCAGGGGTCGCCTAATATCAAGGAAGCTATACTTAATGGGGAAATTAATCTTATTATAAATACTCCTTCAGGTAAGCAGTCTGCAGACGATGGATACTATATTAGAAGGCTTGCTGTGGAACTCGGAATCCCCTACGTTACAACGCTTGCAGGGGCTCGTGCAGCACTGACTGCAATCGAAAAAGTAAGGGAAGGCGAAGTCAGAGTAAAATCTCTAAATGAATACCATGATATTTAA